A portion of the Pelodiscus sinensis isolate JC-2024 chromosome 20, ASM4963464v1, whole genome shotgun sequence genome contains these proteins:
- the GPR142 gene encoding putative G-protein coupled receptor 142 has translation MLPPPNSTAWARASPAAPRQWEEPAPCGGVIPMVYYSVLLGLGLPANTLTAVALSRLAARTKKSSYWYLLALTASDILTQVIIVFMGFLLQTAILAHKVPRAFLHTGNVLQFATHHASIWVMVLLTADRYVALCHPLRYRRLSYPARTRKLIAAVFGAALATGIPFYWWLDLWRDAQPPTAVDTVLKWSHCFAMYFVPCGIFLATNSVIVCKLRRGKRVDGHRRRVGKSVAMLMAVTGAFTVLWAPRTFIIIFHLSTDAASKDWKVHVALNLANMLAMLSTTVNFFFYCLVSKTFRRTAGQVIRSCTPFCAEHGRLPAEGGFLRAARLGLLESVSR, from the exons ATGCTCCCGCCGCCCAACAGCACCGCCTGGGCCCGGGCGAGCCCCGCCGCGCCGCGCCAGTGGGAGGAGCCGGCGCCCTGCGGGGGCGTCATCCCCATGGTGTACTACAGCgtcctgctgggcctggggctgccag CTAACACCCTGACGGCCGTGGCCCTGTCCCGCCTGGCTGCCCGGACGAAGAAGTCCTCCTACTGGTACCTGCTGGCCCTGACAGCCTCCGACATCCTCACCCAAGTCATCATCGTCTTCATGGGCTTCCTCCTGCAGACGGCCATCCTGGCCCACAAAGTGCCTCGGGCCTTCCTCCACACCGGCAACGTGCTGCAGTTTGCCACGCACCACGCCTCCATCTGGGTGATGGTGCTGCTGACGGCCGACCGCTACGTGGCCCTGTGCCACCCGCTGCGCTACCGCCGGCTCTCCTACCCCGCGCGCACCCGCAAGCTCATCGCCGCCGTGTTCGGTGCGGCCCTAGCCACCGGCATCCCCTTCTACTGGTGGCTGGACCTCTGGCGCGACGCCCAGCCGCCCACCGCCGTGGACACGGTGCTGAAGTGGAGCCACTGCTTCGCCATGTACTTTGTCCCCTGCGGCATCTTCCTGGCCACCAACTCGGTCATCGTCTGCAAGCTCCGGCGGGGGAAGCGGGTGGACGGGCACCGCCGGCGCGTGGGCAAGTCCGTGGCCATGCTGATGGCCGTCACCGGCGCCTTCACGGTGCTGTGGGCACCCCGGACGTTCATCATCATCTTCCACCTCTCCACGGATGCCGCCAGCAAGGACTGGAAGGTGCACGTGGCCCTGAACCTGGCCAACATGCTCGCCATGCTCAGCACCACCGTCAACTTCTTCTTCTACTGCCTCGTCAGCAAGACCTTCCGCCGGACGGCGGGCCAGGTgatccgctcctgcacccccttctgcgCTGAGCACGGGCGGCTGCCCGCCGAGGGAGGCTTCCTGCGTGCCGCTcggctggggctgctggagagcGTGTCCCGATAG
- the GPRC5C gene encoding G-protein coupled receptor family C group 5 member C produces MAVPRVLPLAVWLLLSLLPTGLAQETPPPGCGKDLPSLYYNLCDLSAPWGIVLEALASLGIASSFVLCIVLVASLPFMQDPRKKSLVGTQALFLLGTFGLFCLTFDFIVKPSFSTCASRRFLFGVLFGICFSCLAAHAGALNVLARRNQGLPGWLTFGAALLLALVEMIINAEWLLITVVRSGPPSQSPCAVANKDFVMALIFVMFLLLAAFAAAWPALCGRYRHWRKHAVFILLTTSLSMAVWVVWIVMYLYGNQQRGSPSWDDPTLAIALVTNASVFIFFYVVPELCHVTRPGPEQAYENDAYPTRGVGYETILKEQKAQSMFVENKAFSMDEPASAKKPVSPYSGYNGQLVTSVFQPTEMALMHKGPPEGSYDLILPRATANSQAIGSANSTLRAEDAYAAQSQHAAAQDGWGLQAPAPYSKNRW; encoded by the exons ATGGCCGTGCCCCGGGTGCTGCCGCTGGCCGTGTGGCTCCTGTTGAGCCTTCTCCCGACAGGCCTGGCCCAGGAGACCCCTCCGCCTGGGTGCGGCAAGGACCTGCCTTCGCTGTACTACAACCTCTGCGACCTGTCGGCGCCCTGGGGCATCGTGCTGGAGGCCCTGGCCAGCCTGGGGATAGCCAGCAGCTTCGTGCTCTGCATCGTCCTGGTGGCCAGCCTGCCCTTCATGCAGGACCCCCGGAAGAAGAGCCTGGTGGGGACGCAGGCGCTCTTCCTCCTGGGCACCTTCGGCCTCTTCTGCCTGACCTTCGACTTCATCGTCAAGCCGTCCTTCTCCACCTGCGCCTCGCGGCGCTTCCTCTTCGGGGTCCTCTTCGGGATCTGCTTCTCCTGCCTGGCGGCCCACGCCGGCGCCCTCAACGTCCTGGCCCGGCGCAACCAAGGGCTGCCGGGCTGGCTGACCTTCGGCGccgccctgctgctggccctggtggAGATGATCATCAACGCCGAGTGGCTGCTCATCACGGTGGTGAGGAGCggccccccctcccagagcccctgcGCCGTGGCCAACAAGGACTTCGTCATGGCGCTCATCTTCGTCATGTTCCTCCTGCTGGCCGCCTTCGCCGCCGCCTGGCCCGCCCTGTGCGGCCGCTACCGGCACTGGAGGAAACACGCCGTCTTCATCCTCCTCACCACCTCCCTCTCCATGGCCGTCTGGGTGGTCTGGATCGTCATGTACCTCTATGGGAACCAGCAGAGGGGCAGCCCCTCCTGGGACGACCCCACGCTGGCCATCGCCCTGGTCACCAACGCCTCCGTCTTCATCTTCTTCTACGTCGTCCCTGAGCTGTGCCACGTGACGCGCCCGGGCCCGGAGCAGGCCTACGAGAACGACGCCTACCCCACCCGGGGCGTGGGCTACGAGACCATCCTGAAGGAGCAGAAAGCCCAGAGCATGTTTGTGGAGAACAAGGCCTTCTCCATGGACGAGCCGGCCTCAG CCAAGAAGCCGGTGTCACCTTACAGCGGGTACAACGGGCAGCTGGTGACGAGCGTGTTCCAGCCCACGGAGATGGCGCTGATGCACAAAGGACCC CCCGAAGGCAGCTACGACCTCATCCTGCCCCGGGCCACCGCCAACAGCCAGGCCATCGGCAGCGCCAACTCCACGCTGCGCGCAGAAGACGCCTAcgcggcccagagccagcacgcGGCAGCCCAGGACGGCTGGGGCCTCCAG GCTCCCGCTCCGTACAGCAAGAACCGGTGGTGA